A genomic window from Pseudoalteromonas piratica includes:
- a CDS encoding NAD-glutamate dehydrogenase, protein MTQQEGQTSVLLENVSSLIRSKVKATNVSLVEKFAKTLYSNMSSEDLASRNDSDLYGAALSLWNSLEKQTDDKALIRVFNPELANNGWQSSHTIVEIIAKDMPFLVDSVRMALARENIVSHLLLHSPLKIKRDEKGLISALSGMKTEQESDSNKTVFFIEIDRQSDQSVIASIKKELESVLADVSVAVEDWLAIKDKLVSISKELPKRKGYKNKDEVKETVEFLDWLAKDNFTLMGYRQYDLSPIKGDYQLTGVAGTSLGMMKNSNESKARLLSELPEIARKEAHSDNLLILTKTNSVSRVHRPAYIDYIGIKRFDDKGNVIGEDRFIGLFSSSFYNNSAADVPVLKSKIKRVLDMTDFAPGTHAYKAVLNILETYPRDELLQARERELLEVALGVHHMQERDMSRVFVRQDTYGRFFSCMVYVPRERYNTALRRETQKILANAFGSTEQVEFTTFFSESMLARTHYTVRGCDQNVEYTVKQIERNLIEAARTWEDKLHTALLERAGESRGNELTRKYAKAFASAYRDQVLPSAAVVDIEKLESLSDDNKLAMLFYRPQESANTSEVRLSLYHKNEPIHLSDVMPIIENFGLRVIGETPYSVKTEDGQVNWIMDFSMLMSKDGLGDFEKVSERFQLALLNVWNNKLEDDGFNKLVLAASLKGREASIIRAYAKYMRQIGVTFSQSYIESTFENYPHIAQLLVKLFDKKFSPKSKFTEKGYEKIVNDIIAELDNVANLDDDRIIRLYVDMINATLRTNFYQKDKDGINKSYISFKVQPSLIPEMPLPLPAFEIFVYSPRVEGVHLRGGKVARGGLRWSDRREDFRTEVLGLVKAQQVKNTVIVPVGSKGGFVCKQLPTEREAFFKEGQECYKLFIRGLLDITDNIHHGEIVPPVDVVRHDEDDPYLVVAADKGTATFSDIANGISEEYGFWLGDAFASGGSIGYDHKAMGITAKGAWESVKRHFREIGIDCQTTDFTCVAVGDMAGDVFGNGMLLSEHIRLQAAFNHMHIFIDPNPDAASSFIERKRMFELPRSSWEDYNKDLISQGGGIFSRSAKSITLTPEIKKMLGTKKATMTPNELLRAILMMPVDLIWNGGIGTYVKAKSETHADVGDRANDALRVNGEELNAKIFGEGGNLGATQLGRIEFTANGGRMNTDFIDNVGGVACSDNEVNIKILLNVLVSEGDLTKKQRDELLYSMTDEVGRMVIKDCYRQTHTLSVTQLKGPQTLKEQIRFIHALEKEGKLNRDIEFLPSDEELAERQAAGKGLTRPELSVLVSYAKMVLKEQLVIEEITDNPFYRHLLVEAFPVPLRERFNDAMDNHPLRAEIIATKLANEIVNDMGLNFVVRMSEETGAPVSEIVLCYSMAKAIFELGDAWQEISELDNKIPSIVQSEMLYQLRRTVRRATRWFLRHRNKALNIEQTIEFFAPAFADLSENITSYMVAEEADKLSSEINMLAKEGVPETLAKRIAQLSSLFSVMDLAQVAEASSKPISQVSETYFKLGAGMGLHWFLDQITQQPVANHWQALARASYREELDWQQRSLSQVVLSNCKTTECNVDTIIEGWMNEHQVLLERWQHMLAEFKTSQTHDFAKFSVALRELMLLSHNCDTAQ, encoded by the coding sequence ATGACTCAACAAGAAGGCCAAACCTCAGTTTTACTGGAAAACGTATCATCGTTGATCCGAAGTAAAGTGAAAGCCACTAATGTGTCGCTTGTCGAAAAGTTTGCTAAAACGCTTTACAGCAATATGTCGAGTGAAGATTTAGCAAGCCGTAATGACAGCGATTTATACGGCGCAGCACTAAGCTTATGGAACAGCCTTGAAAAACAAACGGACGATAAAGCGCTAATCCGTGTTTTTAATCCAGAACTGGCTAATAATGGCTGGCAATCCTCTCACACCATCGTTGAAATTATCGCAAAAGATATGCCGTTTTTGGTTGATTCGGTACGTATGGCATTAGCTCGTGAAAACATCGTTTCACATTTACTGCTTCATTCACCTCTTAAAATTAAACGTGATGAGAAAGGTTTAATTTCTGCCTTATCCGGAATGAAAACAGAGCAAGAATCTGATTCTAATAAAACAGTGTTTTTTATTGAAATTGACCGTCAATCAGACCAATCTGTGATCGCATCTATTAAAAAAGAATTAGAGTCAGTGTTAGCAGATGTATCTGTAGCTGTTGAAGACTGGTTAGCGATTAAAGATAAGCTAGTTTCAATTAGCAAAGAGTTACCAAAGCGCAAAGGCTACAAAAACAAAGACGAAGTTAAAGAAACGGTTGAGTTTTTAGATTGGCTGGCAAAAGATAACTTTACTTTAATGGGCTATCGCCAATATGACTTATCGCCGATTAAAGGCGATTACCAGCTGACAGGTGTTGCTGGTACAAGTTTAGGCATGATGAAAAACTCGAATGAATCAAAAGCGCGTCTTTTATCTGAATTACCTGAAATTGCACGCAAAGAAGCGCATAGCGATAACTTATTGATACTGACTAAAACAAACTCAGTTTCGCGTGTTCATAGACCTGCCTATATTGATTACATTGGTATCAAGCGTTTTGATGATAAAGGCAATGTAATCGGTGAAGACCGTTTTATTGGTCTATTCTCTTCGAGTTTTTATAACAACAGTGCAGCGGATGTTCCGGTATTAAAGAGCAAAATTAAGCGTGTGCTTGATATGACAGATTTTGCTCCTGGCACACATGCTTATAAAGCTGTTCTAAACATCTTAGAAACCTATCCTCGTGATGAATTATTACAAGCACGAGAGCGTGAATTACTTGAAGTGGCTTTAGGTGTTCATCATATGCAAGAACGTGACATGTCACGTGTTTTTGTGCGTCAAGATACTTACGGACGCTTCTTCTCTTGCATGGTTTATGTTCCAAGAGAGCGCTATAACACCGCCCTACGTAGAGAAACACAAAAAATCTTAGCCAATGCATTTGGCTCAACTGAGCAAGTTGAATTTACAACGTTTTTCTCAGAATCAATGCTTGCACGTACACATTATACAGTACGTGGCTGCGACCAAAATGTTGAATATACAGTGAAACAAATCGAAAGAAATCTTATTGAAGCTGCTCGCACTTGGGAAGATAAGCTTCACACAGCCTTATTAGAAAGAGCGGGTGAATCGCGTGGCAATGAATTAACCCGTAAATATGCAAAAGCATTTGCAAGTGCGTATCGCGATCAAGTGTTACCGAGTGCTGCTGTTGTTGACATTGAAAAGTTAGAAAGCTTATCAGACGATAATAAGCTTGCGATGCTTTTCTATCGCCCACAAGAAAGTGCTAATACAAGTGAAGTGCGTTTAAGCCTATACCATAAGAATGAACCAATTCACCTATCGGATGTGATGCCAATCATTGAAAACTTTGGTTTACGTGTTATTGGTGAAACGCCTTATTCAGTTAAGACCGAAGACGGTCAAGTTAACTGGATCATGGATTTCAGCATGTTGATGAGTAAAGATGGGCTAGGTGACTTTGAGAAAGTATCTGAACGATTCCAACTTGCGCTGCTTAATGTATGGAACAACAAACTTGAAGATGACGGCTTTAACAAGCTGGTTCTAGCAGCAAGTTTAAAAGGCCGTGAAGCATCTATAATTCGTGCTTACGCAAAATACATGCGCCAAATTGGTGTTACTTTTTCACAAAGCTACATTGAAAGCACATTTGAAAACTACCCACATATTGCGCAGTTACTAGTAAAACTATTCGACAAAAAGTTTTCTCCAAAGTCTAAGTTCACTGAAAAAGGTTACGAAAAAATCGTAAACGATATCATCGCTGAACTTGATAATGTTGCTAACCTTGATGACGACCGTATTATTCGTTTATACGTTGATATGATTAATGCGACACTTCGTACTAACTTCTATCAAAAAGATAAAGACGGTATCAATAAGTCTTACATTTCATTTAAGGTTCAACCAAGCCTAATTCCAGAAATGCCATTACCACTACCTGCGTTTGAAATTTTCGTTTATTCGCCGCGTGTAGAAGGTGTTCATTTACGTGGTGGTAAAGTTGCTCGTGGTGGCCTTCGTTGGTCAGATCGTCGTGAAGACTTCCGTACTGAAGTACTTGGTCTAGTAAAAGCACAACAAGTTAAAAATACGGTTATTGTGCCAGTTGGTTCTAAAGGTGGCTTTGTTTGTAAACAATTGCCGACTGAACGTGAAGCTTTCTTTAAAGAAGGCCAAGAGTGCTACAAATTATTTATCCGTGGCCTACTAGATATCACAGATAACATTCACCATGGCGAAATTGTGCCACCTGTTGATGTTGTCCGTCACGACGAGGATGACCCATACCTAGTAGTTGCAGCTGATAAAGGTACCGCAACCTTCTCTGATATTGCTAACGGTATTTCTGAAGAATATGGTTTCTGGCTTGGTGATGCATTTGCATCAGGTGGTTCTATTGGTTATGACCATAAAGCAATGGGTATTACCGCAAAAGGTGCTTGGGAATCAGTGAAACGTCACTTCCGTGAAATTGGTATTGATTGTCAAACTACTGATTTCACCTGTGTTGCGGTTGGCGACATGGCTGGTGATGTATTTGGTAATGGTATGCTGCTTTCAGAACATATACGCTTGCAAGCTGCATTTAACCATATGCATATCTTTATTGACCCAAACCCTGATGCAGCGTCATCGTTCATTGAACGTAAACGCATGTTCGAACTACCACGTTCTTCATGGGAAGATTATAACAAAGACTTAATTTCTCAAGGTGGTGGTATCTTCTCACGTAGTGCGAAGTCGATTACCTTAACGCCTGAAATTAAGAAAATGTTGGGTACTAAGAAAGCAACGATGACACCAAATGAGTTACTACGCGCCATTTTAATGATGCCAGTAGATTTAATTTGGAACGGTGGCATCGGTACTTATGTTAAAGCGAAATCAGAAACGCATGCTGATGTGGGTGATCGTGCAAACGATGCGCTTCGCGTAAATGGTGAAGAGCTTAACGCTAAGATTTTTGGTGAAGGTGGTAACTTAGGTGCAACGCAATTAGGCCGTATTGAATTTACAGCAAACGGCGGTCGAATGAACACTGACTTCATCGATAATGTAGGTGGTGTTGCATGTTCAGATAACGAAGTAAACATTAAGATCTTACTAAATGTACTCGTTTCTGAAGGTGACTTAACTAAGAAACAGCGTGATGAATTGCTTTACTCTATGACAGATGAAGTAGGTCGTATGGTAATTAAAGACTGCTACCGTCAAACCCACACGCTTTCAGTTACTCAATTAAAAGGTCCACAAACCTTAAAAGAGCAAATTCGCTTTATTCATGCACTTGAAAAAGAGGGTAAGTTAAATCGTGATATCGAATTCTTACCATCTGATGAAGAATTAGCTGAACGTCAAGCTGCTGGCAAAGGGTTAACTCGTCCAGAGCTTTCAGTACTGGTTTCGTACGCAAAAATGGTGTTAAAAGAACAATTAGTGATTGAAGAAATCACTGATAATCCGTTCTATCGTCATCTACTTGTTGAAGCATTTCCAGTACCGCTTCGTGAACGCTTTAATGATGCAATGGATAATCACCCGTTACGTGCTGAAATCATCGCAACTAAACTTGCAAATGAAATCGTAAACGATATGGGTCTTAACTTTGTTGTGCGCATGAGTGAAGAAACAGGTGCACCAGTAAGTGAAATTGTACTTTGTTACTCAATGGCAAAAGCAATTTTTGAACTTGGTGATGCGTGGCAAGAAATTTCAGAACTGGATAACAAGATCCCGTCAATTGTACAAAGCGAAATGCTTTATCAATTACGACGAACAGTTCGCCGTGCAACTCGTTGGTTCTTACGTCACCGCAACAAAGCGCTTAATATCGAGCAAACTATCGAATTCTTCGCACCTGCGTTCGCTGATTTAAGCGAAAATATTACATCTTATATGGTCGCGGAAGAAGCAGATAAACTGAGTTCAGAAATTAACATGCTTGCAAAAGAGGGCGTGCCTGAGACACTAGCAAAACGCATTGCTCAGTTATCTAGCCTGTTCTCTGTGATGGACCTAGCTCAAGTTGCTGAAGCATCGAGTAAGCCAATTTCTCAAGTATCAGAAACATACTTCAAGCTTGGTGCGGGTATGGGTCTTCACTGGTTCCTGGATCAAATTACTCAGCAACCAGTTGCGAACCATTGGCAAGCACTTGCACGTGCATCATATCGTGAAGAGCTTGATTGGCAACAACGTTCATTGTCTCAAGTTGTACTTAGCAACTGTAAGACAACGGAGTGTAACGTTGATACCATCATTGAAGGCTGGATGAATGAGCATCAAGTACTACTAGAGCGTTGGCAGCATATGTTAGCGGAGTTTAAAACATCACAAACGCATGACTTTGCAAAATTCTCAGTAGCGTTACGTGAATTAATGTTACTCAGCCACAATTGCGATACTGCGCAATAA
- a CDS encoding efflux RND transporter permease subunit, which yields MNSILTKIETSLFRHRLAVLLVFLAATVFLGFKATQIKLDASFNKNIPLNHEYMKTYLKHEKQFGGANGILISVCDARGDIFNPEFFTQLKNVHDQLFFIPGVNRPLVSSIFAPSARFVEVVEDGFAGGPIIPADFKADARGLAIVKENIEKAKVVGRMVANDYSCAMVTAQLMETDPKTQEKLDTLAFAEKLESEIRNKFTTENVSIHIIGFAKMAGDVADGAKDVVLFFLIAILITTVMVWLFCKSMKLTVLPILCSLIAVIWQLGLLNLVGFGLDPMSILVPFLVFAIGVSHGVQMINSIGQKVAQGLSNKVAAQSSFAALLVPGGIALLSDTVGFITLLSIDIGIIRELAITASLGVAVIIFTNLILLPVIASYLDYTKMKRVDDGNGETHDAFAGIRELLVKATEPKTSKVILFISVALFVFGFMKSNEMQIGDLHAGAPSLHEDARYNQDTFLITDKYSISVDILKVIVEAEPEACTFHDTMERIDRFQWKLQNVEGVQSAVSLSSIAQQVNAGYNEGNLKWQTLPRNTASLVQASSRVETSTGLLNSDCSVMPIVAFIEDHKAKTINHVIDAVKQFAEEEGTDSLKFKLASGPVGVMAATNESVSEAQLPMMVYVYGAVIILCLISFRSLRATIAVVLPLYVVSTLAQALMVYLEIGLTVSTLPVIALGVGIGVDYGIYILSSMSGLLRQGVPLTEAYRRALIERGSAVLFTGITLAVGVSTWVFSALKFQMDMGILLTFMFLVNMLGAVLLLPALGTLLWRKKTSE from the coding sequence ATGAATTCAATTTTAACAAAAATAGAAACAAGTTTATTCAGACATCGTCTAGCTGTCCTTTTGGTCTTTCTGGCTGCCACTGTTTTTCTAGGTTTTAAAGCCACACAAATCAAACTTGATGCGTCATTTAATAAAAATATACCGCTAAACCACGAGTATATGAAAACCTACTTGAAGCATGAAAAGCAGTTCGGTGGGGCGAATGGCATTTTAATTTCAGTGTGTGATGCACGTGGCGATATTTTTAATCCAGAGTTTTTCACACAACTCAAAAATGTACATGACCAATTATTTTTTATCCCAGGTGTAAATCGTCCACTGGTAAGTTCTATATTTGCCCCGAGTGCACGTTTTGTAGAAGTGGTTGAAGATGGGTTTGCAGGTGGTCCAATTATACCTGCTGATTTCAAAGCGGATGCACGTGGATTAGCAATAGTTAAAGAAAATATCGAGAAAGCGAAAGTTGTTGGCCGAATGGTCGCAAATGACTACTCGTGCGCTATGGTAACAGCGCAATTAATGGAAACTGATCCGAAAACGCAAGAAAAGCTGGATACGTTAGCTTTTGCTGAAAAGCTTGAAAGTGAAATTCGTAATAAGTTTACGACAGAGAATGTCTCAATTCATATTATTGGCTTTGCCAAAATGGCAGGTGATGTTGCTGATGGTGCGAAAGATGTTGTGCTGTTTTTCTTGATTGCAATTTTAATCACAACTGTAATGGTTTGGCTTTTCTGTAAGAGTATGAAACTAACTGTGTTACCAATTTTATGCTCATTAATAGCGGTAATATGGCAATTAGGTTTACTTAATCTGGTTGGTTTTGGTTTGGACCCGATGTCCATTCTTGTGCCTTTCTTAGTCTTTGCAATTGGTGTGAGCCATGGTGTTCAAATGATCAATAGTATTGGTCAAAAAGTAGCGCAGGGCCTTTCTAACAAAGTTGCAGCGCAATCGAGTTTTGCTGCGTTATTAGTACCAGGCGGTATCGCGCTACTCTCTGACACTGTTGGTTTCATTACATTACTTTCAATTGATATCGGTATCATTAGAGAGCTTGCAATTACAGCGAGTCTCGGTGTGGCGGTAATTATTTTTACTAACCTTATTTTATTACCTGTAATCGCATCATACCTTGATTACACTAAGATGAAGCGAGTTGACGATGGTAATGGCGAAACACATGATGCATTTGCTGGTATTCGTGAACTACTAGTAAAGGCAACGGAGCCAAAAACCAGTAAAGTCATTTTATTTATTTCGGTAGCTTTGTTTGTATTTGGCTTCATGAAGTCAAATGAGATGCAAATAGGGGACTTACATGCCGGTGCACCGTCACTTCATGAAGATGCCCGTTATAACCAGGATACGTTTCTAATTACCGATAAGTACTCAATTTCTGTTGATATCTTAAAAGTGATTGTTGAAGCTGAGCCCGAAGCCTGTACCTTCCATGACACGATGGAACGTATCGATCGGTTCCAATGGAAACTTCAAAATGTTGAGGGTGTTCAATCTGCTGTTTCTTTGAGTAGTATTGCGCAGCAGGTTAATGCAGGCTACAACGAAGGTAACTTAAAATGGCAAACATTGCCGCGTAATACTGCATCACTTGTACAAGCGTCTAGTCGTGTTGAAACCAGTACAGGTTTACTCAATAGTGATTGTTCAGTTATGCCTATTGTTGCTTTTATTGAAGACCACAAAGCTAAAACAATTAACCATGTAATTGATGCTGTTAAACAATTTGCAGAAGAAGAAGGCACTGATTCACTCAAATTTAAATTAGCTTCTGGTCCTGTAGGTGTAATGGCTGCAACCAATGAGTCAGTAAGTGAAGCACAATTACCTATGATGGTTTACGTTTACGGTGCTGTGATCATTTTGTGTTTAATCAGTTTCCGTTCACTACGGGCCACAATTGCAGTGGTGTTACCGCTCTATGTGGTGTCTACTCTTGCGCAAGCACTAATGGTTTACCTTGAGATTGGATTAACTGTAAGTACCTTACCGGTAATTGCACTGGGTGTTGGTATTGGTGTCGATTACGGAATTTACATTTTGTCATCAATGAGTGGTTTGTTACGTCAAGGGGTGCCTTTAACAGAAGCATACCGTCGTGCATTGATTGAGCGAGGTAGTGCCGTACTATTTACAGGTATCACACTTGCGGTTGGTGTAAGTACTTGGGTGTTCTCGGCGCTTAAATTCCAAATGGACATGGGTATTTTGTTAACCTTTATGTTTTTGGTCAACATGTTAGGTGCTGTACTCCTCCTACCAGCACTCGGTACGCTACTGTGGCGAAAAAAAACTTCTGAATAA